One Triticum dicoccoides isolate Atlit2015 ecotype Zavitan chromosome 4B, WEW_v2.0, whole genome shotgun sequence genomic window carries:
- the LOC119292847 gene encoding probable ubiquitin-conjugating enzyme E2 23 has product MRTTLELRDLVRFYPKRGNRTLVDRGLLVSYTGEDRTCTLLRLDGTLVTKKVDDIAVVDRSSIHVGQMVGSASDVGGQIGVVTGFTTDLHLVQLNERGGATKNQILGVSPAGLRRVRALSLGDYVLSGSWLGRVVAVPLDVDVLFHDGAVCRVTHLESQRLKSATNKHAYHIPETNVAFYPGERVTAKDGSATVFKGSRWLSGRWKPEHEIGTVANVEMAGVFVYWIASAQHGTKQQLVQESAPPPYQQPDSLAYLCSAPDCSWRLGDRCFLLSDEQQHISSLQAHSALLPTMTVANSNTTVDVLWQDGTRQYGARSTSLSPYDFIMEHDFFPGQCVVYGVAGDGVGAANGSTRRVGVVRSLNSKDQTVHVSWFKAASTRPDGEASGLEVECDDTVSAYDLGRDPDHSVLHGDVVVRVLSSVIESTPAAQQIPHAKSASADLPWVGRVVDLNDGHVQVKWSDGSTSLVFPHEISVANKEHYTQLYAEMYGWEWDEEEDDDDDVGAPPEFDAANVVNGPHDPADARNIEGGDCSVNELDGPAATTQNVEAPTLVSTVSHEDPNVGGAVVEVGLADPVERSDASVNDSNDDSVDDVVIKAKDAIGDDGPFKFPNFDVLKSPPDHHYLDTADQGSSGGKEWVKTVQKEWKILQDNLPETIYVRAFEDHIDLLQVAMVGASGTPYQDGLFFFDLQLPLSYPNVPPQVYYHSFGNRLNPNLYASGTVCLSLLNTFDGEGTEVWVPGTSSLLQVVVSLQALVLNDQPYYNEANYEHLVGTPQGHRHALPYNENAFLLTLRTMLHLLRRPPRGFEGFIRDHFRRRGRYILATCEAYLQGCVPADHGRMELSCSTGLRIALDNVLPRLRAAFTQLGDEGSYQCTASSHQHPTNILV; this is encoded by the exons ATGCGTACTACACTAGAGTTGCGAGACCTTGTGCGCTTCTACCCGAAGCGTGGCAATCGCACGCTCGTCGACCGCGGCCTGCTGGTTTCGTACACCGGGGAGGACCGCACATGCACGCTGCTCCGCCTCGACGGCacgctggtgaccaagaaggttgaTGACATCGCCGTCGTCGACAGAAGCTCCATCCACGTCGGCCAGATGGTCGGGTCGGCGTCGGACGTCGGTGGCCAGATCGGCGTCGTCACCGGCTTCACCACCGATCTCCAcctcgtccagctcaacgaacgtGGGGGCGCGACGAAGAACCAGATCCTGGGGGTGTCGCCGGCTGGCCTGCGACGCGTCAGAGCACTCAGCCTCGGCGACTACGTCTTGTCCGGATCATGGCTGGGCCGGGTGGTCGCCGTGCCTCTGGACGTCGACGTCTTGTTCCATGACGGCGCCGTCTGCAGGGTCACCCATCTGGAGTCCCAGAGGTTAAAATCGGCGACAAATAAACATGCCTATCATATCCCCGAGACGAACGTCGCCTTCTACCCGGGGGAGCGCGTCACTGCCAAGGACGGCTCCGCCACCGTCTTCAAAGGATCGCGATGGCTAAGCGGCCGCTGGAAGCCGGAGCACGAAATAGGCACGGTGGCCAACGTGGAGATGGCCGGCGTCTTCGTTTACTGGATCGCGTCGGCGCAACACGGCACCAAGCAACAGCTGGTCCAGGAGTCCGCTCCGCCGCCTTACCAGCAGCCCGACAGTCTCGCTTACCTCTGCTCTGCGCCCGATTGCAGCTGGCGGCTGGGCGACCGCTGCTTTCTTCTTAGTGATGAGCAGCAGCACATAAGTTCATTGCAGGCGCACTCGGCCCTGCTGCCCACCATGACCGTTGCCAACAGCAACACCACCGTCGACGTGCTGTGGCAGGACGGCACGCGGCAGTATGGGGCTAGATCAACGTCACTCAGCCCCTACGACTTCATCATGGAGCACGACTTCTTTCCTGGGCAGTgcgttgttt ATGGTGTTGCCGGAGATGGCGTGGGTGCTGCCAATGGATCAACGAGGCGTGTCGGTGTTGTCAGAAGCCTGAATTCCAAGGACCAAACGGTGCACGTGTCGTGGTTCAAGGCGGCGTCGACGCGGCCCGACGGGGAGGCCAGCGGCTTGGAGGTCGAGTGTGACGATACCGTGAGCGCATATGATCTGGGCAGGGACCCTGACCACTCTGTTCTCCACGGAGACGTCGTTGTTCGTGTGCTATCAAGCGTCATCGAGAGCACACCAGCAGCGCAGCAAATACCACATGCCAAGAGCGCCTCCGCGGATCTGCCATGGGTCGGGCGCGTTGTTGACCTGAATGACGGCCACGTCCAAGTCAAGTGGAGTGACGGCAGCACGTCACTG GTGTTCCCCCATGAGATCAGTGTCGCCAACAAGGAGCACTACACACAACTGTACGCTGAAATGTATGGCTGGGAgtgggacgaggaggaggacgacgacgacgatgtcggTGCTCCTCCAGAGTTTGATGCTGCCAACGTG GTCAATGGTCCACATGATCCAGCAGATGCTAGAAACATAGAAGGTGGTGACTGTTCTGTGAACGAACTAGATGGCCCTGCTGCAACCACGCAGAATGTGGAAGCGCCCACGCTTGTATCCACGGTTAGTCATGAGGACCCTAACGTTGGTGGCGCCGTCGTGGAGGTTGGCCTTGCTGATCCAGTGGAAAGAAGCGATGCAAGTGTCAATGATAGCAATGACGACTCTGTCGATGATGTGGTGATCAAGGCCAAGGATGCCATTGGGGATGACGGCCCGTTTAAGTTCCCAAACTTCGACGTGCTCAAGAGTCCCCCGGATCATCATTACCTTGACACGGCGGATCAG GGCAGCAGCGGCGGAAAGGAGTGGGTAAAAACAGTGCAGAAGGAGTGGAAGATACTACAGGACAACTTGCCAG AGACAATCTATGTACGGGCGTTCGAGGACCATATAGACCTGCTCCAGGTGGCGATGGTGGGTGCGAGCGGAACGCCTTACCAGGATGGGCTCTTCTTCTTCGACCTGCAGCTACCGTTGTCCTACCCGAACGTGCCACCGCAGGTGTACTACCACTCCTTCGGTAACCGTCTGAACCCAAACTTGTATGCCTCTGGCACGGTGTGCCTCAGCCTGCTCAACACTTTCGATGGTGAGGGCACCGAGGTCTGGGTGCCAGGGACGTCGAGCCTCCTCCAGGTCGTCGTCTCCCTCCAGGCCCTCGTCCTCAACGACCAGCCCTACTACAACGAGGCCAACTATGAGCACCTCGTCGGCACGCCACAGGGCCACCGCCACGCATTGCCTTACAACGAGAACGCCTTCTTGCTCACTCTTCGGACCATGCTCCATCTGTTGCGCCGACCGCCGCGGGGCTTCGAGGGGTTCATTAGGGACCACTTCCGTCGACGCGGGAGATACATCCTTGCAACGTGTGAAGCATACCTGCAGGGATGCGTGCCCGCCGATCATGGGAGGATGGAGTTGTCGTGCTCCACCGGCTTAAGGATCGCGCTTGACAATGTCTTGCCCAGGCTCCGGGCAGCGTTCACGCAGCTTGGCGACGAAGGGAGCTACCAATGCACTGCCAGCAGTCATCAACATCCGACAAATATCCTCGTATGA